Proteins from a single region of Paraglaciecola sp. T6c:
- the lpxC gene encoding UDP-3-O-acyl-N-acetylglucosamine deacetylase, producing the protein MIKQRTIKQSVQETGIGLHKGDKVTMTLRPAPANTGIVFRRVDLEPHADIPARAEAVGDTMLCTCITNADGVSISTVEHLASALAGLGIDNIIVEVDSDELPIMDGSASPFIFLLQSVGIEELNAPKQFIKIKKAIKVKDGDKWAELRPHDGFRVDFRIDFDHPAISQTRQHMVLDFDSSSYVDEVSRARTFGFMKDLEYMNANNLALGGSMANAVALDEYRVLNPEGLRYSDEFLKHKILDAIGDLYLGGHSIIGELVAYKTGHGLNNKLLNALLQNQACWEFVSYDNSEELPIRFASPILAN; encoded by the coding sequence ATGATTAAACAACGTACCATTAAACAATCTGTTCAAGAGACTGGAATTGGTCTGCACAAAGGTGACAAGGTCACTATGACTCTCCGGCCTGCGCCGGCGAATACAGGTATTGTATTTCGCCGCGTTGACCTTGAGCCTCATGCGGATATTCCAGCTCGCGCCGAAGCGGTGGGTGACACGATGTTGTGTACGTGTATAACCAACGCTGACGGTGTGTCTATTTCCACCGTTGAGCACTTGGCTTCAGCGCTTGCCGGCTTAGGCATCGACAATATTATTGTTGAAGTTGATAGTGACGAATTGCCGATCATGGACGGTAGCGCTAGCCCTTTCATCTTCTTACTGCAATCTGTTGGTATTGAGGAGCTTAACGCCCCTAAGCAATTCATTAAGATCAAAAAAGCGATCAAAGTGAAAGACGGCGACAAGTGGGCAGAGTTACGCCCGCATGACGGTTTCCGTGTGGATTTTCGCATTGACTTTGATCACCCTGCGATCAGTCAGACGCGCCAACACATGGTGTTAGACTTTGATTCATCTTCCTATGTTGATGAAGTGAGCCGTGCTCGAACGTTTGGTTTTATGAAAGATCTAGAATACATGAACGCCAACAACCTTGCGCTTGGTGGCAGCATGGCGAACGCCGTGGCTTTAGACGAATACCGTGTGCTTAACCCTGAAGGGTTGCGTTATAGCGATGAGTTCCTAAAGCATAAAATTCTAGATGCCATTGGTGATTTATATTTAGGTGGCCACAGTATTATCGGTGAGTTAGTTGCCTATAAAACCGGTCACGGATTGAATAACAAATTGCTTAATGCGTTGCTGCAGAACCAAGCTTGTTGGGAATTTGTCAGCTATGACAACAGCGAAGAGCTACCTATTAGATTCGCATCACCTATTTTAGCGAACTAA